One window of Nocardioides dongkuii genomic DNA carries:
- a CDS encoding HNH endonuclease signature motif containing protein yields the protein MSAATVAGIHPVTGLVARTADNVAAMRDAWLVSMDAAAAGAALVELNRLQSELTELQARVAVRAQQAGTAETTGATSLANWLAVTTRQSRTSTHRFMRLAESLDRDVFEPVRVALSEGRVNPDQALVITDAVDALPDEVEPETRDRAVDVLLAEAGHHDPVALRRLGKRLLDVVAPEVGEAHEAKVVEAEEERARAHTRLTMTDDGHGITHGRFQLPTAQAQMLKKALHAIAAPKAQTARHGTLPVRRPGPERMGQALCELIERIPANVLPAAGGVNATAAVLMSLETFCGGHGVAHLDTGATISAGQARRLACEAGIIPAVLGGPSQVLDLGRTRRFHTKSQRIAIAIRDGSCTAEDCDWPPGMCHAHHDPAWTQGGVTDIDHARLLCPQHHARAHDPAYTTTCRPDGKITFHRRT from the coding sequence CGCCGCCGGTGCCGCGTTGGTCGAGCTGAACCGGTTGCAGTCCGAGCTCACCGAGCTCCAGGCCCGGGTCGCGGTCCGCGCCCAGCAGGCCGGCACCGCCGAGACCACCGGTGCCACCTCGCTGGCGAACTGGCTCGCGGTCACCACCCGGCAGTCCCGCACTTCGACCCACCGGTTCATGCGGCTGGCCGAGTCCCTGGATCGCGACGTGTTCGAGCCGGTCCGGGTGGCGCTGTCCGAGGGCAGGGTCAACCCCGACCAGGCGCTGGTGATCACCGACGCCGTCGATGCACTCCCCGACGAGGTCGAGCCCGAGACCCGCGACCGTGCCGTCGACGTGCTGCTCGCGGAGGCCGGCCACCACGACCCGGTCGCGCTACGCCGCCTCGGCAAGCGACTCCTCGACGTGGTGGCCCCGGAGGTCGGTGAGGCGCACGAGGCGAAGGTCGTCGAGGCCGAAGAGGAGCGCGCCCGTGCGCACACCCGGTTGACGATGACCGACGACGGCCACGGCATCACCCACGGCCGGTTCCAGCTCCCCACCGCCCAAGCGCAGATGCTGAAGAAGGCGTTGCACGCGATCGCCGCACCCAAAGCCCAGACCGCCCGTCACGGGACGCTGCCCGTGCGGCGCCCGGGTCCGGAGCGGATGGGGCAGGCGCTGTGTGAGCTCATCGAGCGGATCCCCGCCAACGTGCTTCCTGCGGCCGGTGGGGTGAACGCCACCGCGGCGGTGCTGATGAGCCTGGAGACCTTCTGCGGGGGCCACGGCGTCGCGCACCTCGACACCGGCGCGACCATCTCCGCCGGCCAAGCCCGCCGGTTGGCGTGTGAGGCCGGGATCATCCCCGCCGTCCTCGGCGGACCCAGCCAGGTCCTCGACCTGGGCCGCACCCGCCGGTTCCACACCAAGTCCCAGAGGATCGCCATCGCGATCCGCGACGGGAGCTGCACCGCCGAAGACTGCGACTGGCCACCCGGCATGTGCCACGCCCACCACGACCCGGCCTGGACCCAGGGCGGGGTCACCGACATCGACCACGCCCGACTCCTCTGCCCCCAGCATCACGCACGCGCCCACGACCCGGCGTACACCACCACCTGCCGACCCGACGGGAAGATCACCTTCCACCGGCGCACGTAG
- a CDS encoding DUF4031 domain-containing protein — translation MTILIDPPNAAGHGRLWSHLASDASYDELHAFARTLGIPERGFDRDHYDVPAEWYDDVLAAGARPVSSRELVARLIAAGLRRRKPRPR, via the coding sequence GTGACGATCCTCATCGACCCGCCCAACGCCGCCGGGCACGGCCGGCTCTGGTCGCACCTCGCCAGCGACGCGTCCTACGACGAGCTGCACGCCTTCGCCCGCACCCTCGGCATCCCCGAGCGCGGCTTCGACCGCGACCACTACGACGTGCCCGCCGAGTGGTACGACGACGTGCTGGCCGCCGGCGCGCGGCCGGTCAGCTCCCGCGAGCTGGTCGCCCGGCTGATCGCCGCCGGCCTGCGCCGCCGCAAGCCGCGCCCCCGCTGA
- a CDS encoding copper homeostasis protein CutC — protein sequence MGEVLLEVTTLQQRDVPGALEGGADRLHLVAGVPGPATSTSPEPALVSAVCRESDVPVFVLLRLSDGWTTTGGELARLVGLAETYLAVGAAGLSWGFLDSDLEIDTQVCRHLAERLPGVPWTFHGAFDHALDPARSWRRVLDLPGLVGVRSAGSPRGIEVGYDDLLAHATADPAVARLLLPGGGLLAEHVPWLLRAGVRQVHLGVQARPGASYRSYVEAGHVRSWRRLLDDSSARLQGDR from the coding sequence ATGGGCGAGGTGCTCCTCGAGGTGACGACGCTGCAGCAGCGCGACGTCCCGGGCGCCCTGGAGGGCGGGGCCGACCGGCTGCACCTGGTCGCGGGCGTGCCCGGCCCGGCCACGTCGACCTCGCCGGAGCCCGCGCTGGTCTCGGCGGTCTGCCGGGAGAGCGACGTCCCGGTCTTCGTGCTGCTCCGGCTCAGCGACGGGTGGACGACCACCGGAGGCGAGCTGGCCCGGTTGGTCGGGCTCGCCGAGACCTACCTCGCCGTCGGCGCCGCGGGGCTCTCGTGGGGCTTCCTCGACAGCGACCTCGAGATCGACACCCAGGTCTGCCGCCACCTCGCGGAGCGGCTGCCGGGCGTGCCCTGGACCTTCCACGGCGCCTTCGACCACGCCCTCGACCCGGCCCGGTCCTGGCGTCGGGTGCTCGACCTGCCCGGCCTGGTCGGCGTGCGCTCGGCGGGCTCGCCGCGCGGCATCGAGGTCGGGTACGACGACCTGCTCGCGCACGCCACGGCCGACCCCGCGGTCGCCCGCCTGCTGCTGCCCGGCGGCGGGCTGCTCGCCGAGCACGTGCCGTGGCTGCTGCGTGCGGGCGTGCGCCAGGTCCACCTCGGCGTGCAGGCGCGGCCCGGGGCGTCGTACCGCTCCTATGTCGAGGCCGGCCACGTCCGCTCGTGGCGGCGGCTCCTCGACGACTCGTCGGCCCGGCTGCAGGGCGACCGGTGA
- a CDS encoding GntR family transcriptional regulator codes for MEEVMVPDGRALKHVQVREYVRSLVTGSLPGAPAPSERELVHRFGVARMTVRQAMDALVVEGLLERIPGRGTFVARPRRTASRITSFTEEMARRNLLAESQTLLARREQAGPGVARALSLTEGDAVIHWRRLRRADGTPMCLEDAYLNEVLLPGFLQSGMPTSLYDALDARGLRPSWAEDSINADMATPDECTLLEIEPGTAVLRHSRRAIAGEKVVEVSRTVYRADRFTLWVQLGQDG; via the coding sequence GTGGAGGAAGTCATGGTGCCGGACGGACGCGCACTCAAGCACGTGCAGGTGCGCGAGTACGTCCGCTCCCTGGTCACGGGCAGCCTGCCCGGGGCGCCGGCCCCCTCCGAGCGCGAGCTGGTCCACCGCTTCGGGGTCGCCCGGATGACGGTCCGGCAGGCCATGGACGCCCTGGTCGTCGAGGGGCTGCTCGAGCGGATCCCCGGCCGCGGCACCTTCGTCGCGCGACCGCGCCGTACCGCCAGCCGGATCACGAGCTTCACCGAGGAGATGGCGCGCCGCAACCTGCTCGCGGAGTCCCAGACGCTGCTCGCCCGCCGCGAGCAGGCCGGTCCGGGCGTGGCCCGGGCGCTGAGCCTCACCGAGGGCGACGCCGTCATCCACTGGCGCCGGCTGCGCCGCGCCGACGGCACCCCGATGTGCCTCGAGGACGCCTACCTCAACGAGGTGCTGCTGCCCGGCTTCCTGCAGAGCGGCATGCCCACCAGCCTGTACGACGCGCTCGACGCGCGCGGCCTGCGTCCCTCGTGGGCGGAGGACTCCATCAACGCCGACATGGCCACGCCGGACGAGTGCACGCTGCTCGAGATCGAGCCCGGCACCGCCGTGCTGCGCCACTCCCGCCGCGCGATCGCCGGCGAGAAGGTCGTCGAGGTCTCCCGCACCGTCTACCGCGCCGACCGGTTCACCCTCTGGGTGCAGCTCGGCCAGGACGGCTAG
- a CDS encoding ABC transporter permease: protein MLRAALKSLLGRKVRLLMSTFAIVLGVAFVAGTLVFSDTLNRSFTALFASTVGDVVVQPEGAATSMGDVSTLTVPADLVDRLADVEGAARADGNVEAQNVVVIDGDGKVVGGFGPPSLGGNWTDAPAGHGLEGMVITEGREPAGADEVVLDAATAEQAGYAVGDRVRLNTAGSRVELDPTLVGIADFPSGGSLNGATLASFDTATAQDLFLEGEDVYHDVWVTAEDGVSQEELRDRVADRLPDGFEAVTGDDAADEAASDLLEAISFLTTFLLIFAGISLVVGAFLIVNTFSILVAQRSRELALLRALGASQRQVVGSVQLEALVLGLLGSTLGLGLGVLLAVALRVVFGRIGLDLSGQPLVFEPRTVLAAYLIGVLVTMAAALLPALRTTRIAPVQALRDDVVLPESSIHRRLQAGVVLVVAGAVALVLGLGGVVEVPRGGWFVGAGVLAVLLGVAAASPVISRPFLALARAVYARLFGTVGNLAGQNALRNPRRTTATASALMIGLTLACTMAIVGDSAKASVDRSVEENFVGDYVVSNVVAGSFSPAIADRMAAVEGVDQVVRQRLTGGMVDGEPQGVTGTDPEGAAFLELSAVDGAVEDLRDGTVLVQESYAEDEGLAVGDRLAIEMPTGPEEWEVVGVYEDNPVVFFPILTTVDTLLATGAQDKDNALIIDVDESSAGVGERLEAAIADLPIVTVKDQREFAEEQREPIDQFVLLIFALLALALLIAVLGIVNTLALSVIERTREVGLLRAVGLSRRQLRWMITLESVVIAVLGAVLGVVLGVVFGVVLMRAVRDEGLEVISVPVGQLAVFLVLSVAVGVLAAVLPARRAARLDVLRAIATE, encoded by the coding sequence GTGCTCCGCGCCGCCCTCAAGAGCCTGCTGGGGCGCAAGGTGCGCCTGCTGATGAGCACCTTCGCGATCGTCCTGGGCGTCGCGTTCGTCGCCGGCACCCTGGTCTTCTCCGACACCCTGAACCGCAGCTTCACCGCGCTGTTCGCCTCCACCGTCGGCGACGTCGTCGTCCAGCCCGAGGGCGCGGCCACGTCGATGGGGGACGTCTCCACGCTCACGGTCCCCGCCGACCTGGTGGACCGGTTGGCGGACGTCGAGGGCGCCGCCCGGGCCGACGGCAACGTCGAGGCGCAGAACGTCGTGGTGATCGACGGGGACGGCAAGGTGGTCGGCGGGTTCGGCCCGCCGTCCCTGGGCGGCAACTGGACCGACGCGCCCGCCGGTCACGGGCTCGAGGGCATGGTCATCACCGAGGGCCGCGAGCCCGCCGGGGCCGACGAGGTCGTGCTCGACGCGGCCACCGCCGAGCAGGCCGGGTACGCCGTGGGCGACCGGGTCCGGCTGAACACGGCCGGCAGCCGGGTGGAGCTGGACCCCACCCTGGTCGGCATCGCCGACTTCCCCTCCGGCGGCTCGCTGAACGGCGCGACCCTCGCGTCGTTCGACACCGCCACCGCGCAGGACCTCTTTCTCGAGGGCGAGGACGTCTACCACGACGTGTGGGTCACCGCCGAGGACGGCGTCTCGCAGGAGGAGCTGCGCGACCGGGTGGCCGACCGGCTGCCCGACGGGTTCGAGGCGGTGACCGGCGACGACGCCGCCGACGAGGCCGCCTCCGACCTGCTGGAGGCGATCTCGTTCCTCACCACGTTCCTGCTGATCTTCGCCGGGATCTCGCTGGTGGTCGGCGCGTTCCTCATCGTCAACACCTTCTCGATCCTGGTGGCCCAGCGCAGCCGCGAGCTCGCCCTGCTCCGGGCGCTGGGGGCCTCGCAGCGCCAGGTCGTCGGCTCGGTGCAGCTCGAGGCGCTGGTGCTCGGCCTGCTCGGCTCGACCCTCGGCCTGGGGCTCGGCGTGCTGCTGGCCGTCGCGCTGCGCGTGGTCTTCGGGCGGATCGGGCTCGACCTGTCCGGGCAGCCGCTGGTCTTCGAGCCGCGCACCGTCCTGGCGGCGTACCTGATCGGCGTGCTGGTCACCATGGCCGCCGCGCTGCTGCCCGCGCTGCGCACCACCCGGATCGCCCCGGTGCAGGCGCTGCGCGACGACGTGGTGCTGCCGGAGTCCTCCATCCACCGGCGGCTGCAGGCGGGCGTCGTGCTCGTGGTCGCCGGGGCCGTGGCGCTGGTCCTGGGCCTCGGCGGCGTCGTCGAGGTGCCGCGCGGAGGCTGGTTCGTCGGGGCCGGGGTGCTCGCCGTCCTGCTCGGCGTCGCCGCTGCGAGCCCGGTGATCAGCCGGCCGTTCCTGGCCCTGGCGCGGGCGGTGTACGCGCGGCTGTTCGGCACCGTCGGCAACCTCGCCGGGCAGAACGCGCTGCGCAACCCCCGGCGTACCACCGCGACCGCGTCGGCGCTGATGATCGGCCTGACCCTGGCCTGCACGATGGCGATCGTCGGCGACTCGGCGAAGGCGTCGGTGGACCGGTCGGTGGAGGAGAACTTCGTCGGCGACTACGTCGTGAGCAACGTCGTCGCCGGCTCGTTCTCGCCGGCGATCGCCGACCGGATGGCCGCGGTCGAGGGCGTGGACCAGGTGGTCCGGCAGCGGCTCACCGGCGGCATGGTGGACGGCGAGCCGCAGGGCGTCACCGGCACCGACCCCGAGGGCGCCGCGTTCCTGGAGCTCTCCGCCGTCGACGGCGCGGTCGAGGACCTGCGCGACGGCACCGTGCTGGTCCAGGAGTCGTACGCCGAGGACGAGGGCCTCGCGGTCGGCGACCGGCTGGCGATCGAGATGCCGACCGGCCCCGAGGAGTGGGAGGTCGTCGGCGTCTACGAGGACAACCCGGTGGTGTTCTTCCCGATCCTCACGACCGTCGACACGCTGCTGGCCACCGGCGCGCAGGACAAGGACAACGCGCTGATCATCGACGTCGACGAGTCCTCGGCCGGGGTGGGCGAGCGGCTCGAGGCGGCGATCGCCGACCTGCCGATCGTCACGGTCAAGGACCAGCGCGAGTTCGCCGAGGAGCAGCGCGAGCCGATCGACCAGTTCGTGCTGCTGATCTTCGCGCTGCTCGCGCTGGCGCTGCTGATCGCGGTGCTCGGCATCGTCAACACCCTCGCGCTCTCGGTGATCGAGCGGACCCGCGAGGTGGGCCTGCTGCGCGCCGTCGGGCTCTCCCGTCGGCAGCTGCGCTGGATGATCACCCTGGAGTCGGTGGTCATCGCCGTGCTCGGGGCGGTCCTCGGAGTCGTGCTGGGCGTGGTCTTCGGCGTGGTGCTGATGCGGGCCGTGCGCGACGAGGGCCTGGAGGTGATCAGCGTGCCGGTCGGCCAGCTCGCCGTCTTCCTGGTCCTGTCGGTGGCCGTCGGGGTGCTCGCCGCCGTGCTGCCCGCCCGCCGCGCGGCCCGGCTCGACGTGCTCCGCGCCATCGCGACGGAGTGA
- a CDS encoding ABC transporter ATP-binding protein: MSETPTAGTSTGTVACRVRGLVKTYGTGPAQVRALDGVTLDVLAGEFTAVMGPSGSGKSTLMHCLAALDTADSGEVFVGEEELTRLDDKALTRLRRDEVGFVFQSFNLVPTLTAEENILLPLAIAGRRPDRDWFDSVVADVGIGDRLRHTPQELSGGQQQRVAVARALVGRPRIVFADEPTGNLDSRSGAEVLGLLRRSADAGQTIVMVTHDPVAASYTDRVVFLADGRLVDELRRPTREQVLEVMSRMSDA; encoded by the coding sequence ATGAGCGAGACGCCCACCGCCGGCACCAGCACCGGCACGGTCGCGTGCCGGGTGCGCGGCCTGGTCAAGACCTACGGCACCGGCCCGGCGCAGGTGCGCGCGCTCGACGGGGTGACCCTCGACGTGCTCGCGGGCGAGTTCACCGCGGTGATGGGGCCGAGCGGGTCGGGCAAGTCCACCCTGATGCACTGCCTGGCGGCGCTGGACACCGCCGACTCCGGGGAGGTGTTCGTCGGCGAGGAGGAGCTCACCCGGCTCGACGACAAGGCGCTGACCCGCCTGCGGCGCGACGAGGTCGGCTTCGTGTTCCAGTCCTTCAACCTGGTCCCGACCCTCACCGCCGAGGAGAACATCCTGCTGCCGCTCGCGATCGCGGGTCGCCGTCCCGACCGGGACTGGTTCGACTCCGTGGTCGCCGACGTCGGCATCGGCGACCGGCTGCGCCACACGCCGCAGGAGCTCTCGGGCGGTCAGCAGCAGCGGGTCGCGGTGGCCCGGGCGCTGGTGGGCCGGCCCCGGATCGTCTTCGCCGACGAGCCCACGGGGAACCTCGACTCCCGCTCCGGGGCCGAGGTGCTCGGCCTGCTGCGCCGCAGCGCCGATGCCGGCCAGACGATCGTGATGGTGACCCACGACCCGGTCGCGGCGTCGTACACCGACCGGGTCGTGTTCCTCGCCGACGGCCGCCTCGTCGACGAGCTGCGCCGCCCGACCCGCGAGCAGGTGCTCGAGGTGATGAGCCGGATGAGCGACGCGTGA
- a CDS encoding SRPBCC family protein codes for MHAERTLTVPRPPGAVFDYLADFTRTNEWDPGTLETRRTSGDGGVGTTYANLSLVLGQRTEATYTTVAHDRPSRLQVRGTGGAATVLLTVTITPVAAGSGSRVHLRTDIALRGVRGLLAPLVLGRRLQRDADEAVTQLERVLINRT; via the coding sequence ATGCACGCCGAGCGCACCCTCACGGTCCCCCGGCCGCCCGGCGCGGTCTTCGACTACCTCGCCGACTTCACCCGCACCAACGAGTGGGACCCCGGCACCCTGGAGACCCGGCGTACGTCGGGCGACGGCGGCGTCGGCACGACGTACGCCAACCTCTCGCTGGTCCTCGGGCAGCGCACCGAGGCGACGTACACGACGGTCGCCCACGACCGGCCCTCGCGGCTCCAGGTCCGCGGCACGGGCGGCGCGGCCACGGTGCTGCTGACCGTCACCATCACGCCGGTGGCGGCGGGGAGCGGCAGCCGGGTGCACCTGCGCACCGACATCGCGCTGCGCGGGGTCCGGGGCCTCCTCGCCCCGCTCGTGCTGGGGCGCCGCCTCCAGCGGGACGCCGACGAGGCGGTGACCCAGCTCGAGCGGGTGCTGATCAACCGCACCTGA
- a CDS encoding alpha-ketoglutarate-dependent dioxygenase AlkB: MDFQSLLFQAAPAGVRDFSGLERIPLTRGAWVDVRRSWVPDADDVFERLVADVPWRAERREMYDRVVDVPRLLHTYLIGEPLPHPVLEEARDALSEHYLPELGEPFRTAGCCYYRDGRDSVAWHGDTIGRGKLADTMVAIVSVGDPRKLHLRPRTGGESVVIEMGHGDWS, from the coding sequence ATGGACTTCCAGAGCCTGCTCTTCCAGGCGGCCCCCGCCGGGGTCCGCGACTTCTCGGGGCTGGAGCGGATCCCGCTCACCCGGGGCGCCTGGGTCGACGTGCGCCGCAGCTGGGTGCCGGACGCCGACGACGTCTTCGAGCGGCTGGTCGCCGACGTGCCGTGGCGGGCGGAGCGACGGGAGATGTACGACCGGGTCGTCGACGTGCCCCGGCTGCTGCACACCTACCTGATCGGCGAGCCGCTCCCCCACCCCGTGCTGGAGGAGGCGCGCGACGCGCTGAGCGAGCACTACCTCCCCGAGCTGGGCGAGCCGTTCCGCACGGCGGGCTGCTGCTACTACCGCGACGGGCGCGACAGCGTCGCCTGGCACGGCGACACGATCGGGCGCGGCAAGCTCGCCGACACCATGGTCGCGATCGTCTCGGTGGGCGACCCGCGCAAGCTGCACCTGCGCCCGCGCACCGGCGGCGAGAGCGTGGTGATCGAGATGGGCCACGGCGACTGGTCGTGA
- a CDS encoding LapA family protein — MSDPHPTHPEPSPTTGTSGTTGTSGPSGTPATSGTSAPEPGRPAKDPLRGSRTSGVWTAVVLGAILLVLLVIFIVQNTQQVEVAYLGWEGEAPLAATLLIATAAGMALAILAASLRILQLRRRVRRDRH, encoded by the coding sequence ATGAGCGACCCGCACCCCACCCACCCCGAGCCGAGTCCCACCACCGGCACGTCCGGCACCACCGGCACGTCCGGCCCCTCCGGGACACCGGCCACGTCCGGAACGTCCGCGCCGGAGCCGGGCCGCCCGGCCAAGGACCCGCTGCGCGGCTCGCGCACCAGCGGGGTGTGGACCGCCGTGGTGCTCGGCGCCATCCTGCTGGTGCTGCTGGTGATCTTCATCGTGCAGAACACCCAGCAGGTCGAGGTGGCCTACCTCGGCTGGGAGGGCGAGGCGCCGCTGGCCGCGACGCTGCTCATCGCCACCGCCGCCGGCATGGCGCTCGCGATCCTCGCGGCCTCCCTGCGGATCCTGCAGCTGCGGCGTCGCGTGCGCCGCGACCGGCACTGA
- a CDS encoding MFS transporter, with protein MTGQTPSPLTLSSFWHDLPREGKLLLSVVVVQFLGTGLVLPFHVVYLNEVRGFPLSDVGLLLAIPPLAGFLVVGPGGAAIDRLGPRRILLGTLLMLVAGGTVLAFAETRPMAAAGLVLNGAAFGMSWPATQSFIATVVPAELRQRYFGVNFTLLNLGIGIGGVVGGVVVDVDRASTFQGIYLADAASYLPAIFLLAVPLRGVAGRPVHDESGPPEQVGYLTVLRRPAVASLMLLGFVSSFVGYSQLNAGMPAYARAVGEVSTQGLGLAFGANTLVIVLLQLVVLQRIEGRRRTRVIAVMGVFWAIAWLLLGASGLVPGTLGATILVAACASVFALGETLLQPTIPALVNELAPDHLRGRYNALSSAAFQLAAIIAPPVSGFLIGRHLGNAYIGVLCVGCLALGALAILRLEPQLTPRANGVREAESAPAG; from the coding sequence ATGACCGGCCAGACCCCCTCCCCGCTGACCCTCTCCTCCTTCTGGCACGACCTCCCGCGCGAGGGCAAGCTGCTGCTCTCGGTGGTGGTCGTGCAGTTCCTCGGCACCGGCCTGGTGCTGCCGTTCCACGTCGTCTACCTCAACGAGGTGCGCGGCTTCCCGCTCAGCGACGTCGGGCTGCTGCTGGCGATCCCGCCGCTGGCCGGCTTCCTGGTCGTCGGCCCCGGCGGGGCCGCGATCGACCGGCTCGGGCCGCGCCGGATCCTGCTCGGGACCCTGCTGATGCTGGTCGCCGGCGGCACGGTCCTGGCCTTCGCAGAGACCCGGCCGATGGCGGCGGCGGGCCTGGTCCTCAACGGCGCGGCGTTCGGGATGTCCTGGCCGGCGACCCAGAGCTTCATCGCCACGGTGGTGCCGGCCGAGCTCCGGCAGCGCTACTTCGGGGTGAACTTCACCCTGCTGAACCTCGGGATCGGGATCGGCGGCGTCGTCGGCGGCGTCGTGGTCGACGTCGACCGCGCCTCGACGTTCCAGGGGATCTACCTCGCCGACGCCGCCAGCTACCTGCCGGCGATCTTCCTGCTGGCGGTGCCGCTGCGCGGGGTCGCGGGTCGCCCGGTCCACGACGAGTCCGGGCCTCCGGAGCAGGTCGGCTACCTCACCGTGCTGCGCCGGCCCGCGGTCGCCTCGCTGATGCTGCTGGGGTTCGTGTCCTCGTTCGTCGGCTACTCCCAGCTCAACGCCGGGATGCCGGCGTACGCCCGCGCCGTCGGGGAGGTCTCGACCCAGGGTCTCGGGCTCGCGTTCGGCGCGAACACGCTGGTGATCGTGCTGCTGCAGCTGGTCGTCCTGCAGCGGATCGAGGGGCGCCGGCGTACCCGGGTGATCGCGGTGATGGGCGTCTTCTGGGCGATCGCCTGGCTGCTGCTGGGCGCCTCCGGGCTGGTGCCCGGCACCCTCGGCGCCACGATCCTGGTCGCGGCGTGCGCCTCGGTGTTCGCGCTCGGCGAGACGCTGCTGCAGCCGACGATCCCGGCGCTGGTCAACGAGCTCGCCCCCGACCACCTGCGCGGCCGCTACAACGCGCTCAGCTCCGCGGCCTTCCAGCTGGCCGCGATCATCGCCCCGCCCGTGAGCGGCTTCCTGATCGGCCGGCACCTCGGCAACGCCTACATCGGCGTCCTCTGCGTCGGCTGCCTCGCCCTCGGCGCCCTCGCCATCCTCCGCCTCGAGCCCCAGCTCACCCCGCGCGCCAACGGCGTGCGCGAGGCGGAGAGCGCCCCGGCGGGGTAG